GGCGGTCTCACTTCGGGCATGGGATCCTTAGCGGTTGGGCAGCAGGAACAATGCCAGCTCCGGGGTCAGGGAGACAAGGATCCAAACGGAGATCAGCGCCACGAGATACGGCACCGTGTAACGCAGCAGCCGGAAATAGGGCACCCCCGTCACCCCCGAGGCGACATAAAGATTGAGCCCGTAAGGCGGCGTGATGAACCCGATGGAGGCGCCTACCAGGAAGATCACCGCGAAATGGATCGGATCGACCCCGACGCTGGCGGCAATCGGCGCCAGGATCGGCGCCAGGATGATCGTCACCGGCAGGCTCTCCAGCACCATGCCCGAGAAGAACACGATCACCATCGCCGTGAACAGCACCGCGTGGTAGCCGCCCATCGACGTGACGAAATCCCCGATCACCTGCTGCGCCCCCAGCAGCGACAGGATCTGCTGCATCACCACCGAAATGGCGATCAGGGGGGCAAGGATGCCGGTGATCTCGGCCGAACGCATGGTGATGCCAGGGATCTGGCGCAGGGTGAAGCCCTCCACCACCAGCATCTCGCCATAGCTCTTCTCTTCCCAGGTCTTGTCCGACCGCAGCCGCAGCACCCGCGTCAAAACCCACGACACCAGCCCCGCGATCACGCAGAACCCGACCGTGACCCCGGCGGCCTCGGTGGGGGAGAACTTGCCGGTGTAGATCCCCCACAGCACCAGACCGATGGCGAAGAAGCCTAGCCACGCGCCGAAGGCGGTCTTGAGCACCCGGTTCAGTTGCAGCGGGATGATGAAGCCCCAGCCGTTGATCCGGCAGATGATCCAGCAGGCCAGCTGCATGCCGATCACCATCAGTGCGCCGGGGATGATGCCGGCGACGAAAAGGTCCGAAATCGGCAGGTTCATCAGGAACCCGTAGACGATGAAGATGATCGAGGGCGGAATGATGATCCCCACCGTACCGCCCGCCGCCGCCGTGGCCGCCGAGAACCGCTCGTCATAACCGCCCTTGACCATCTCGGGATGCAGCATGGACCCGATGGTCGCCGTGGTGGCCGAGTTCGACCCCGAGATCGCCGCGAACAGGCCGCAGGCACCCAGGGACGCCATTGCCAGACCGCCCCGCAGCCAGCCGAGGCAGGCATAGGCGAAATCCGATAGCCGCCGGGCGATGCCGGACTTGTTGATCAGGTCCCCCGTCAGGATGAACAGGGGCATGGCCAGCAGGGCAAAGCCCTTGTTGAACACGTTGAGGATCTCCGCCCCCATGTTGTCCAGCGTCAGGCCCAGCACGAAGGAACAGCCGATCACCCAATAGGCGATGACCAGGAACACCGGGACCCCCAGCATGAACAGAAACGTGACCCCGACGGAGATCAGCGTGACAAGCGTGCCATCGGTCATCCCGCATCCCCCCCGATCACGGCCTGGCTGATCAGCGGCTTGTCGTTGCGATAGTTGTCGATGTCGTCCTGGATGTTCTCGACCGCCCGCGCGGCCATCAACGTGGCCGCGACGGGGGCCGAGAGCAGGAACCACCACTGCATGGTGTTGTCCGTGCCCAGCACGATCTGGAAATTCGACGCCGAGAGCGCCACGACCCGCGCAGTCGTGACCAGCAGGATCACCGCGAAGCCGAACCAAAGGGCGAAATCCAGCCACAGGCAGGCGAACTGCGCCCGGCGCGGCATGTTGGTGCGAAACTCCGAGAAGCTCAGATGGGTGCGCAGCCGGATGTTATAGGCCGCGCCGAACAGCGCCATGATCATGAACAGGAAAGGCGGGATCGTCGTGGACCAGGGCTGCTGGTTCGAGAACACGAAGCGGTCGACCACCCCCCAGAAGATGATGCCCGCCGTCGCGAGATAGCAGGTGACCATCACCGTGCGCTCGAAATACCGCTCGATGATCGGCACGTGGTGATAGACCCAGGCCAGCGCCAGCCCGGAGACCACGAGGAACGCGGTCGCGAAGACATAGACCGTATTCGGGGCCAGGGCTTGTCGGATCGTCCAGGAATCCTGACTGCCAAGAGCGCTGATCAGGGCGCTCAGATCGGACCAGAGCTCCATCTGCCCCTCCTCCCTTTTTGTCGTATCGCCGGGTTGTCCCGGTCTCGGTGCCCCCATGGGCACCGGCCCCGCACATGGCGGGACCGGCTTTGATCATGCACCTGACGTCAGGCGCTGCGCCACCAGCGGCGCGGCTCGACATTCTCGGCCAGGGTGTGCGGGTTCTTGCGCACCTCGTTGTAGATGTCCTGGTAGGTGTCGATGCCACCGGCCCAGTTGTTGATCCGCTCGCGCCACTGCTCCCACAGCTGCGGCTGGAACTCGGGCGAGCACATCTCCTCGGCCTTGCGCACCTCCGCATCCGACAGGGGCGCCACGCGCACGTTGTTCTCGGCGAAGATCGTGCCGGGTCGGGGCGGATCGGTGTGCCCCACGGTGTTGACCAGCGCTGCCTCATTGGCGGCCTGCACATGCACCTGGGTCAGGTAGGACGACTCCATCACCGCATCCTGCAGGTACCCGTCGAGCCCGTCGAAGGTCTCGGAGCGCATCGCCGTATGCTCGGTGCCGCAGAAGAAGCGCAGATCGACCACCTGGCTGACCACCGGCGACATGTTGGCATAGGCCACCGCCGACGCCCAGGTCTCGGCCCCGTCGATCAGGCCCTGCTTGAGCCCGTCGAGGGTCTCTTCCCAGGCCACGGGCACCGGGTTGAGGTTGAGCGCCTCCATCGCGATCCGGCCCAGCTGGGTGCCGGTGACGCGGTTCTTGGTGCCCATGATGTCCTCGATGCGGGTCACCGTGGGCTTGTCGGCGAAGTTCTGGCCCATCATGATCCCGCGCAATTCGGCGTGGGTGAACAGGAATTTCAACCCGTGACGCTTCTCGAACGGGTCACGCAGGATCCGCTGGGACTCGGGGCTGTACATGAAATAGTACTGATCCGCCCGGCTGCGGAACATGTAGGCATAGTCCAGCACGTTGAGATACGGCGCGCCCCCGGCGGAGTTCTGCGTGGATGCCGCATAAATGTCGATGATCCCCTGCTGGGCCTTCTCGACGCAAGAGAGCTGCCCGCAGATCTGGTTGTTGCCGATGAACTCGATCCGGATCTCGCCATCGGTGCGCTCTTCGAGATCGCGGGCGAACTCCAGGCACCCGGCCCGCTCGATCAGCAGGTTCTGCGGGTTGAACCCGGCCGCCCCGAACTTGAGCGTGTGCTTGGGCTCCTTGCCGAAGCGCTTGTCATAGGTCGATTCCGCCGCCTTTGCGAGGTTCGCGGCAGTCATCGCACCCCCGAATGCCCCCGCCGCCAGAAGCGTCGAGCTCATCCCGTAAGTCCCTGCGATCCTGAAGAAATCCCGGCGCGACACGCCCTTGATACGATCTCCGATTTTCATTGCTTACCTCCCATGTGAGCAATTATTGAGATATTTTGTATCAAAAAAGACTAGAATACGTTTCCCGTTTTGCATAGACACAAATTCGCCAGCGGGGAGGATTTTCGACATGGAAGCGGACTATGTGGTCATCGGTGCCGGCTCCGCCGGCTGTGTCGTCGCCAATCGCCTCAGCACGGATGCGCGCAACAAGGTCGTCCTCCTGGAGGCGGGCCCGCCCGACACGAACCCCTGGATCCACATCCCCGTCGGCTATTTCAAGACCATGCACAATCCGACCGTGGACTGGTGCTACAAGACCCAGGCCGACCCGGGCCTCAACGGGCGCTCCATCGACTGGCCGCGCGGCAAGGTGCTGGGGGGCTCGTCCTCGCTCAACGGGCTGCTCTACGTGCGCGGCCAGCCCGAGGATTACGACCGCTGGCGCCAGATGGGCAATGCGGGCTGGGGCTGGGACGATGTGCTGCCGCTCTTCCGGCGGGCCGAGGCGAACGAGCGCGGCGCCGATCCCTGGCACGGCGATGACGGCCCGCTGGCGGTCTCGAACATGCGCATCCAGCGCCCGATCTGCGATGCCTGGGTCGCCGCGGCGCAAGCCATGGGCTACCCGTTCAACCCCGACTACAACGGCGCCAGCCAGGAGGGGGTGGGCTATTTCCAGCTCACCACCCGCAACGGCCGCCGCTGCAGCGCCGCGGTCGCCTACCTCAAACCCGCCAGGAAACGCCCGAACCTGAGCATCATCACCCGCGCGCTCGTCACCCGGATCGAGATGGAGGGCAAGCGCGTCACCGGTGTGACCTATACCGACGCGGGCGGGCGCGCCCACACCGTCAGCGCCCGGCGCGAGGTGATCCTGTCCGGCGGTGCGATCAACTCGCCCCATATCCTGATGCTGTCGGGCATCGGCGACCCCGACCAGCTCCAGGCCCATGGCATCACGCCGCGCCACGCGCTCCCCGGTGTCGGCAAGAACCTGCAGGACCACCTGCAGGCGCGTCTGGTGTTCAAATGCAACGAGCCGACCCTGAACGATGAGGTCCGCAGCCTCGTCAATCAGGCGCGCATCGCCCTGAAATACGCGCTTTTCCGCGCGGGGCCAATGACCATGGCCGCCAGCCTCGCCACGGGCTTTCTGAAAACCCGGCCCGACATCGCCACGCCGGACATCCAGTTCCACGTCCAGCCCTGGTCCGCCGACAGCCCCGGCGAAGGCGTGCACCCGTTCTCGGCCTTCACCATGTCCGTGTGCCAGCTGCGCCCCGAAAGCCGCGGCGAGATCCGCCTCGCCGGGCCGGACCCGCGCACCTATCCCACGATCCACCCCAACTACCTGTCGACCGAAACCGACTGCGCCACCCTCACCGAAGGCGTCAAGATCGCGCGCCGGATC
The Dinoroseobacter shibae DFL 12 = DSM 16493 genome window above contains:
- a CDS encoding GMC family oxidoreductase, which codes for MEADYVVIGAGSAGCVVANRLSTDARNKVVLLEAGPPDTNPWIHIPVGYFKTMHNPTVDWCYKTQADPGLNGRSIDWPRGKVLGGSSSLNGLLYVRGQPEDYDRWRQMGNAGWGWDDVLPLFRRAEANERGADPWHGDDGPLAVSNMRIQRPICDAWVAAAQAMGYPFNPDYNGASQEGVGYFQLTTRNGRRCSAAVAYLKPARKRPNLSIITRALVTRIEMEGKRVTGVTYTDAGGRAHTVSARREVILSGGAINSPHILMLSGIGDPDQLQAHGITPRHALPGVGKNLQDHLQARLVFKCNEPTLNDEVRSLVNQARIALKYALFRAGPMTMAASLATGFLKTRPDIATPDIQFHVQPWSADSPGEGVHPFSAFTMSVCQLRPESRGEIRLAGPDPRTYPTIHPNYLSTETDCATLTEGVKIARRIARADPLAGKIAEEFRPPANLALDDDAATLDWARSNSVSIYHPTGTCKMGTGPGAVVDARLRVHGLSGLRVADCSIMPEIVSGNTNAPAIMIGEKLSDMVLEDARDTAQAVPA
- a CDS encoding TRAP transporter substrate-binding protein: MKIGDRIKGVSRRDFFRIAGTYGMSSTLLAAGAFGGAMTAANLAKAAESTYDKRFGKEPKHTLKFGAAGFNPQNLLIERAGCLEFARDLEERTDGEIRIEFIGNNQICGQLSCVEKAQQGIIDIYAASTQNSAGGAPYLNVLDYAYMFRSRADQYYFMYSPESQRILRDPFEKRHGLKFLFTHAELRGIMMGQNFADKPTVTRIEDIMGTKNRVTGTQLGRIAMEALNLNPVPVAWEETLDGLKQGLIDGAETWASAVAYANMSPVVSQVVDLRFFCGTEHTAMRSETFDGLDGYLQDAVMESSYLTQVHVQAANEAALVNTVGHTDPPRPGTIFAENNVRVAPLSDAEVRKAEEMCSPEFQPQLWEQWRERINNWAGGIDTYQDIYNEVRKNPHTLAENVEPRRWWRSA
- a CDS encoding TRAP transporter large permease — protein: MTDGTLVTLISVGVTFLFMLGVPVFLVIAYWVIGCSFVLGLTLDNMGAEILNVFNKGFALLAMPLFILTGDLINKSGIARRLSDFAYACLGWLRGGLAMASLGACGLFAAISGSNSATTATIGSMLHPEMVKGGYDERFSAATAAAGGTVGIIIPPSIIFIVYGFLMNLPISDLFVAGIIPGALMVIGMQLACWIICRINGWGFIIPLQLNRVLKTAFGAWLGFFAIGLVLWGIYTGKFSPTEAAGVTVGFCVIAGLVSWVLTRVLRLRSDKTWEEKSYGEMLVVEGFTLRQIPGITMRSAEITGILAPLIAISVVMQQILSLLGAQQVIGDFVTSMGGYHAVLFTAMVIVFFSGMVLESLPVTIILAPILAPIAASVGVDPIHFAVIFLVGASIGFITPPYGLNLYVASGVTGVPYFRLLRYTVPYLVALISVWILVSLTPELALFLLPNR
- a CDS encoding TRAP transporter small permease, which produces MELWSDLSALISALGSQDSWTIRQALAPNTVYVFATAFLVVSGLALAWVYHHVPIIERYFERTVMVTCYLATAGIIFWGVVDRFVFSNQQPWSTTIPPFLFMIMALFGAAYNIRLRTHLSFSEFRTNMPRRAQFACLWLDFALWFGFAVILLVTTARVVALSASNFQIVLGTDNTMQWWFLLSAPVAATLMAARAVENIQDDIDNYRNDKPLISQAVIGGDAG